From Thermus brockianus, the proteins below share one genomic window:
- a CDS encoding phytoene/squalene synthase family protein: MEPDWKRLGSLVRIHSSTFYLGSLLFPPVERKGAWAVYTACRLGDEAVDGPGGGWEALSAWWDGVERAYEGRPKAAWEVGLAWALERWDIPFEAFRHMRDGFLTDLGPVRLKTEAELLRYCYQVGGTVGRMMVAVAGGERTEEEAIALGQAMQLTNILRDVGEDLLRNRIYLPEALLDQYGVRVEDLHAGRATPGYRAIMAHLEARARSLYREGLKGIPRLRVGKAAIALAALQYQGILDKLRLMGYENLGQRAHLKPWERLWLIPRAYRLARMAE, encoded by the coding sequence ATGGAACCCGATTGGAAACGCCTGGGGAGCCTCGTCCGTATCCATTCCTCCACCTTTTACTTGGGAAGCCTCCTCTTCCCCCCGGTGGAGCGGAAGGGGGCCTGGGCCGTCTACACCGCCTGCCGCCTGGGGGACGAGGCGGTGGATGGCCCCGGGGGCGGGTGGGAGGCCCTTTCCGCCTGGTGGGATGGGGTGGAACGGGCCTACGAGGGGCGGCCCAAGGCGGCGTGGGAGGTGGGCCTCGCCTGGGCCCTGGAGCGGTGGGATATACCCTTTGAGGCTTTCCGCCATATGCGGGACGGCTTCCTCACGGACCTGGGCCCCGTACGCCTGAAAACGGAGGCGGAACTCCTCCGCTACTGCTACCAGGTGGGGGGCACCGTGGGGCGGATGATGGTGGCGGTGGCGGGAGGGGAAAGGACCGAGGAGGAGGCCATCGCCTTGGGGCAGGCCATGCAGCTCACCAACATCCTCCGGGACGTGGGGGAGGACCTCTTGCGGAACCGGATCTACCTGCCCGAGGCGCTTTTGGACCAGTATGGGGTGCGGGTGGAAGACCTCCACGCCGGAAGGGCCACGCCGGGCTACCGGGCCATCATGGCCCACCTCGAGGCCCGGGCCCGCTCCCTTTACCGGGAGGGGCTAAAGGGCATCCCCCGGCTCCGGGTGGGCAAGGCGGCCATCGCCCTCGCCGCCCTCCAGTACCAGGGGATTTTGGACAAGCTCAGGCTCATGGGCTACGAGAACCTGGGCCAGCGCGCCCACCTGAAGCCCTGGGAAAGGCTTTGGCTCATCCCCCGGGCCTACCGCCTGGCCCGGATGGCGGAGTGA
- the phr gene encoding deoxyribodipyrimidine photo-lyase, protein MRLVWHRADLRLHDHPALLEALGQGPVVGLVVLDPNNLKTTPRRRAWFLENVRALREAYRRRGGALWVLEGLPWEKVPEAARALRVQAVYALRSYTPYGRYRDERVREALGVPLHLLPAPHLIPPDLPRAYRVYTPFRRNFQGVDPPLPAPEALPKAPEEGEIPRETPDVPLPEPGEGAALGRLQAFLEEKLGRYAEARDRLDGEGGSRLSPYFTLDVLSPRLAAWEALRRGGRGAEKWVDELLWRDFSYHLLYHFPGMRERALDPRWEALPWNEDEGLFRAWLEGKTGVPLVDAAMRELWATGFLSNRARMCVAQFAVKYLLLPWRKAEAAFKALLLDGDTPQNLQGWQWAGGLGVDAAPYFRVFNLVEQGRRHDPEGTWLARFAPEYPSYEPKDPVVDLGEARRRYLSLAQALAKG, encoded by the coding sequence ATGCGCCTCGTCTGGCACCGGGCGGACCTCCGCCTGCACGACCACCCGGCCCTCCTCGAGGCCCTCGGGCAGGGCCCCGTGGTGGGCCTGGTGGTCCTGGACCCCAACAACCTCAAGACCACTCCCCGGCGCCGGGCCTGGTTTTTGGAAAACGTCCGGGCCCTGCGGGAGGCCTACCGGAGGCGGGGCGGGGCCCTTTGGGTCCTGGAAGGCCTCCCCTGGGAGAAGGTGCCCGAGGCGGCGAGGGCGCTCCGGGTGCAGGCGGTCTACGCCCTAAGGAGCTACACCCCCTACGGCCGCTACCGGGACGAGCGGGTGCGGGAGGCCCTAGGCGTTCCCCTCCACCTCCTCCCCGCCCCCCACCTCATCCCCCCCGACCTCCCCCGGGCCTACCGGGTCTACACCCCTTTCCGGCGGAACTTCCAAGGGGTGGACCCTCCCCTGCCCGCCCCCGAGGCCCTGCCCAAGGCCCCGGAGGAGGGGGAAATCCCCAGAGAAACCCCCGACGTGCCCCTTCCCGAACCCGGGGAAGGGGCGGCCCTCGGCCGGCTCCAGGCCTTCTTGGAGGAGAAGCTCGGCCGCTACGCCGAGGCCCGGGACCGGCTGGACGGGGAGGGGGGCTCGAGGCTCTCCCCCTACTTCACCCTGGACGTCCTCTCCCCCCGCCTCGCCGCCTGGGAGGCCCTGAGGCGGGGAGGAAGGGGGGCGGAGAAGTGGGTAGATGAGCTCCTGTGGCGGGACTTCTCCTACCACCTCCTCTACCACTTCCCTGGAATGCGGGAAAGGGCCTTAGACCCCCGTTGGGAAGCCCTCCCCTGGAACGAGGACGAGGGGCTTTTCCGGGCCTGGCTGGAGGGAAAGACGGGCGTCCCCCTGGTGGACGCCGCCATGCGGGAACTCTGGGCCACGGGCTTCCTCTCCAACCGGGCCCGCATGTGCGTGGCCCAGTTCGCCGTCAAGTACCTCCTCCTCCCCTGGCGGAAGGCGGAGGCTGCCTTTAAGGCCCTCCTCCTGGACGGGGACACGCCGCAGAACCTCCAGGGCTGGCAGTGGGCCGGGGGGCTTGGGGTGGACGCCGCCCCCTACTTCCGGGTCTTCAACCTGGTGGAGCAGGGGAGGCGGCACGACCCCGAGGGCACCTGGCTCGCCCGCTTCGCCCCCGAGTACCCCTCCTACGAGCCCAAGGACCCCGTGGTGGACCTAGGGGAGGCGAGGCGCCGCTACCTCTCCTTGGCCCAGGCCCTGGCGAAAGGGTAG
- a CDS encoding cytochrome P450, producing MTATLDLKEALPDLRRLRDDPLETLLAWGRRHARLRLPLPGMPLHLVFDPTGVEAVLLGLESKATFQYRELARLTGRGLLTDFGPTWKEARKALKDPFLPKAVWAYAPLFQEEAEGFFASWRPGEARDLAREMLALSLRFLGRALWGKPLPEPLAEVALKALERVVGRMRNPLTRLDLLAEARFVRLRQALEREAEALVRVPPLAHLPRERALAEAKTLLIAGHETTGSALTWALYLLSQDPSDQARVAEDPAFARSAFQEALRLYPPAWVLTRKAEAPLDLLGERIEAGTTVVLSPYVTHRLHFPEGEAFRPGRFLETPGTPSGRYFPFGFGPRLCLGRDFALLEGEVALTAFFRRFRLEPLPKPEVHAGVTLWPKGGLPARLEAA from the coding sequence ATGACCGCCACCTTGGACCTGAAGGAGGCCCTCCCCGACCTAAGGCGCCTCCGGGACGATCCCCTGGAAACCCTCCTCGCCTGGGGGAGGCGGCACGCCCGCCTAAGGCTTCCCCTCCCCGGCATGCCCCTCCACCTGGTCTTTGACCCCACGGGGGTGGAGGCGGTCCTCCTGGGCCTGGAGAGCAAGGCCACCTTCCAGTACCGGGAGCTCGCCCGCCTCACGGGGCGGGGCCTCCTCACGGACTTCGGCCCTACCTGGAAGGAGGCCCGGAAGGCCCTCAAGGACCCCTTCCTCCCCAAGGCGGTCTGGGCCTACGCCCCCCTCTTCCAGGAGGAGGCGGAAGGGTTTTTCGCCTCCTGGCGGCCCGGGGAAGCGCGGGACCTGGCCCGGGAGATGCTCGCCCTCTCCTTGCGCTTCCTGGGACGGGCCCTTTGGGGCAAGCCGCTTCCCGAACCCTTGGCGGAGGTGGCCCTGAAGGCCTTGGAGCGGGTAGTGGGAAGGATGCGAAACCCCCTCACCCGGCTGGACCTCCTAGCGGAGGCCCGCTTCGTGAGGCTCCGGCAGGCCCTGGAGCGGGAGGCGGAAGCCCTGGTCCGGGTGCCCCCCCTCGCCCACCTGCCCCGGGAAAGGGCCCTGGCGGAGGCCAAGACCCTCCTCATCGCCGGGCACGAGACCACGGGAAGCGCCCTCACCTGGGCCCTCTACCTCCTCTCGCAAGACCCCTCGGACCAGGCCCGGGTGGCGGAGGACCCCGCCTTCGCCCGCTCCGCCTTCCAGGAGGCCCTAAGGCTCTACCCCCCCGCCTGGGTCCTCACCCGCAAGGCGGAAGCCCCTTTAGACCTCCTGGGGGAGAGGATAGAGGCGGGGACCACGGTGGTCCTCTCCCCCTACGTGACCCACCGCCTCCACTTCCCCGAGGGGGAGGCCTTCCGGCCTGGGCGCTTCCTGGAAACCCCGGGCACCCCAAGCGGCCGCTACTTCCCCTTCGGCTTCGGGCCTAGGCTCTGCCTCGGGCGGGACTTCGCCCTCCTGGAGGGGGAGGTGGCCCTAACGGCCTTCTTCCGCCGCTTCCGCCTGGAGCCCCTGCCTAAGCCCGAGGTCCACGCCGGGGTCACCCTCTGGCCCAAGGGGGGGCTTCCCGCCCGCCTGGAGGCGGCATGA
- a CDS encoding lysophospholipid acyltransferase family protein: MDPERPFARLLKAFVEGLLLLSLKGSLRGVYLKGHLPQGPVVLAMNHHSFFDGHLVWLLGRLAGRPTSLLVAEENLKAFPVLALAGALPAGRVREALRRLGRGAWVGVFPEGEMRYPGPLGPLRRGAAWLGQRAGVPLLPVAARVVLRGFEHPEAFLLVGSPLPPEGDLPGALGELLAELDGLLAGTHPRAVPEGFREVLRGRRSLEERVRPWVEALRR; the protein is encoded by the coding sequence ATGGACCCCGAGCGCCCCTTCGCCCGGCTCCTCAAGGCCTTCGTGGAAGGCCTCCTCCTCCTGAGCCTCAAGGGGAGCCTCCGGGGGGTGTACCTGAAAGGGCACCTCCCCCAGGGGCCCGTGGTCCTCGCCATGAACCACCATAGCTTCTTTGACGGGCATTTGGTCTGGCTCCTGGGAAGGCTCGCCGGGCGGCCCACAAGCCTCCTGGTGGCGGAGGAGAACCTGAAGGCCTTCCCCGTCCTGGCCCTGGCCGGGGCCCTCCCGGCGGGCCGGGTGCGGGAGGCCCTAAGGCGGCTTGGGCGGGGGGCGTGGGTGGGGGTCTTCCCCGAGGGGGAGATGCGCTACCCCGGGCCCTTGGGCCCCCTGCGGCGGGGGGCGGCCTGGCTTGGCCAAAGGGCCGGGGTGCCCCTCCTCCCTGTGGCCGCCCGGGTGGTCCTGAGGGGCTTTGAGCACCCCGAGGCCTTCCTCCTTGTGGGGAGCCCCTTGCCCCCGGAGGGGGACCTCCCGGGGGCCTTGGGGGAACTCCTGGCGGAGCTGGACGGGCTCCTCGCCGGGACCCACCCCCGGGCGGTGCCGGAGGGCTTCCGGGAGGTCTTGAGGGGGAGAAGGAGCCTGGAGGAACGGGTGCGCCCCTGGGTGGAGGCCCTGAGGCGATGA
- a CDS encoding glycosyltransferase, producing the protein MRGDFFFGVLLFLLLRWLALLYNLLAFPRLSPKPTPPRPQASLLVPARNEAENLRRTLPALLRQGALEVLVLDDGSEDGTAEVAAALGGGHPGFRLLRGKPPPPGWTGKNWACWQLAQAARGEVLVFTDADVLWHEGALGGLLAALEGREAVSALPRQEAGGNPLVLATVPFVMGGLFSFLPHPWLLALRVANGQVLAFRREAYFALGGHEGVRGEVLEDVALALKARHYGLFLGVELFSARMYRGYGEVVAGFGKNFLEIHLKNPAVLLGSWFYHLALYTLPWAFGRPELGLLGLLERALVQVATKGEFLAGLLTPLAPLLLLPAYLRALLPGKRWKGRALP; encoded by the coding sequence ATGAGGGGGGACTTCTTCTTCGGCGTCCTCCTCTTCCTCCTCCTGAGGTGGCTCGCCCTCCTCTACAACCTCCTCGCCTTCCCCCGCCTCTCCCCCAAGCCCACCCCCCCGAGGCCCCAGGCCTCCCTCCTGGTCCCGGCCCGGAACGAGGCGGAAAACCTGCGGCGCACCCTCCCTGCCCTCCTCCGGCAGGGGGCCCTCGAGGTCCTGGTCCTGGACGACGGCTCCGAGGACGGCACGGCGGAGGTGGCCGCCGCCCTGGGCGGGGGCCACCCGGGCTTCCGCCTCCTTCGGGGGAAGCCCCCTCCCCCGGGTTGGACGGGGAAGAACTGGGCCTGCTGGCAGCTGGCCCAGGCGGCGCGGGGGGAGGTCCTGGTCTTCACCGACGCCGACGTGCTCTGGCACGAGGGGGCCCTGGGGGGGCTCCTCGCCGCCCTGGAGGGGCGGGAGGCGGTCTCGGCCCTGCCCCGCCAGGAGGCCGGGGGAAATCCCCTGGTCCTCGCCACGGTGCCCTTCGTCATGGGGGGGCTCTTCTCCTTCCTGCCCCACCCCTGGCTCCTGGCCCTGCGGGTGGCGAACGGCCAGGTCCTGGCCTTCCGCCGGGAGGCCTACTTCGCCCTTGGGGGGCACGAAGGGGTGCGGGGCGAGGTCCTGGAGGACGTGGCCTTGGCGCTGAAGGCGAGGCACTACGGGCTTTTCCTGGGGGTGGAACTCTTCTCGGCCCGGATGTACCGGGGCTACGGGGAGGTGGTGGCGGGGTTTGGCAAGAACTTCCTGGAGATCCACCTGAAAAACCCCGCCGTCCTCCTGGGGTCGTGGTTCTACCACCTGGCCCTCTACACCCTCCCCTGGGCCTTCGGGCGCCCGGAGCTAGGCCTTTTGGGGCTTCTGGAAAGGGCCCTGGTCCAGGTGGCCACCAAGGGGGAATTCCTAGCCGGCCTCCTCACCCCCCTGGCGCCCCTCCTCCTCCTCCCCGCCTACCTCCGGGCCCTCCTTCCCGGGAAGCGCTGGAAGGGCCGGGCCTTGCCCTAG
- the crtI gene encoding phytoene desaturase family protein, with protein sequence MRAVVIGSGVGGLACAIRLAAMGLEVLVLEKQDGPGGRARVHRAEGFTFDMGPTVITVPPFLEDLFATGPGNPRLYPDFPEEEGLRATERYVKLVPLDPFYRIHFPDGTHFDYKDDREHLLSEIRRLAPEDLEGYLRFEQDAKAIFQRGFLELGFTHFGSLLDLLRVAPDLLRLDAVRPLFSFVKKYLRNPKMRRVFSFESLLIGGNPLSVPAIYAMIHFVERTWGVHFAMGGTGALVRGMVRKLEELGGKVRYQAPVRRILTRKGKAVGVVLESGERIDADLVVSNADYVHTYGELLASEDRRLHGDWRLKRTRLSMSLFVAYFGFRARGDEGERLKHHNVLLSERYEGLLRDIFLRKVLPEDFAHYLHLPTLTDPSLAPPGHHAAYTLVPVPHNGSGLDWRELGPSYLEKALRYLDEAGFLPGLMDRLVYTHYITPDYFQWTLNSHLGNAFGPEPVLWQTASLRPHNRSEDVKGLYLVGQSYQPGAGLPSVLMSAKMTARLIAHDLGLERAPKGLLEARV encoded by the coding sequence ATGCGCGCTGTGGTTATTGGAAGCGGGGTGGGGGGGCTCGCCTGCGCCATCCGCCTCGCCGCCATGGGACTAGAGGTGCTCGTTCTGGAAAAGCAGGACGGCCCCGGGGGAAGGGCCCGGGTGCACCGGGCGGAGGGCTTCACCTTTGACATGGGGCCCACGGTGATCACCGTGCCCCCTTTCCTGGAGGACCTCTTCGCCACAGGCCCCGGCAACCCCCGCCTTTACCCCGACTTCCCCGAGGAGGAGGGCCTAAGGGCAACGGAGCGCTACGTGAAGCTCGTCCCCTTGGACCCCTTCTACCGCATCCACTTCCCCGACGGGACCCACTTTGACTACAAGGACGACCGGGAGCACCTCCTTTCGGAGATCCGGCGCCTAGCCCCTGAGGACCTCGAGGGCTACCTCCGCTTTGAACAGGACGCCAAGGCCATCTTCCAGAGGGGCTTCCTGGAGCTCGGCTTCACCCACTTCGGAAGCCTCCTGGACCTCCTCCGGGTGGCCCCGGACCTCCTCCGGCTGGACGCCGTCCGCCCTCTCTTTTCCTTCGTGAAAAAGTATCTCCGGAACCCCAAGATGCGACGGGTCTTCTCCTTTGAGAGCCTCCTCATTGGGGGAAACCCCCTTTCGGTGCCCGCCATCTACGCCATGATCCATTTCGTGGAACGCACCTGGGGGGTCCACTTCGCCATGGGGGGAACGGGGGCCCTGGTGCGGGGGATGGTGCGGAAGCTGGAGGAGCTTGGGGGGAAGGTGCGCTACCAAGCCCCCGTGCGCCGCATCCTCACCCGGAAGGGCAAAGCTGTAGGGGTGGTCCTCGAAAGCGGGGAGCGGATAGACGCCGACCTGGTGGTCTCCAACGCCGACTACGTGCACACCTACGGGGAACTCTTGGCCTCCGAGGACAGGCGCCTCCACGGGGACTGGCGCCTAAAGCGCACCCGGCTTTCCATGAGCCTCTTCGTGGCCTACTTCGGCTTCCGCGCCCGGGGAGACGAGGGGGAAAGGCTCAAGCACCACAACGTCCTCCTAAGCGAGCGGTACGAGGGCCTTTTGCGGGACATCTTCCTCCGCAAGGTCCTCCCCGAGGACTTCGCCCACTACCTTCACCTCCCCACCCTCACCGACCCCTCCCTGGCCCCCCCAGGCCACCACGCCGCCTACACCCTGGTGCCCGTGCCCCACAATGGGAGCGGCCTGGACTGGCGGGAACTGGGCCCCAGCTACTTGGAAAAGGCCCTGCGCTACCTGGACGAGGCGGGCTTCCTCCCCGGGCTCATGGACCGCCTGGTCTACACCCACTACATCACGCCGGACTACTTCCAGTGGACCCTGAATAGCCACCTGGGCAACGCCTTCGGCCCCGAGCCCGTGCTCTGGCAGACGGCGAGCCTCCGGCCCCACAACCGCTCGGAGGATGTGAAGGGGCTTTACCTGGTGGGCCAGAGCTACCAGCCCGGGGCGGGCCTGCCCAGCGTCCTCATGTCCGCCAAGATGACGGCGAGGCTCATCGCCCACGACCTGGGGCTGGAAAGGGCCCCCAAAGGCCTCCTGGAGGCCCGGGTGTGA
- the fni gene encoding type 2 isopentenyl-diphosphate Delta-isomerase, producing MSTLERKRKHLQACLEGDVAYRRTTTGLERFRLRYQALAGLALSEVDLTTPFLGKVLQAPFLIGAMTGGEENGERINLALAEAAEALGVGMMLGSGRILLERPEALPSFRVRRVAPKALLIANLGLAQLRRYGRDDLIRLVELVEADALALHVNPLQEAAQKGDTDFRGLLERLAALLPLPFPVLLKEVGHGLSREAALALRGLPLAAVDVAGAGGTSWARVEEWVRFGEVRHPELCEIGIPTAQAIQEVRAVLPEIPLIASGGVYTGTDAVKALALGADLVAVARPLLRPALEGGERVAAWIADYLSEMRIALFAIGARRPGEARERIEPL from the coding sequence GTGAGCACCCTGGAGAGGAAGCGGAAGCACCTCCAGGCCTGCCTGGAAGGGGACGTGGCCTATCGGAGGACCACCACGGGCTTAGAGCGCTTCCGCCTCCGCTACCAGGCCTTGGCGGGGCTCGCCCTTTCCGAGGTGGACCTCACCACCCCCTTTCTCGGCAAGGTCTTGCAGGCTCCCTTCCTCATCGGGGCCATGACCGGAGGGGAGGAAAACGGGGAAAGGATCAATCTGGCCCTGGCGGAGGCGGCGGAGGCCCTGGGGGTGGGCATGATGCTAGGCTCGGGGCGCATCCTCCTGGAAAGGCCCGAGGCCCTGCCCAGCTTCCGCGTGCGTCGGGTGGCCCCCAAGGCCCTCCTTATCGCCAACCTGGGCCTGGCGCAACTCCGCCGCTACGGGCGGGACGATCTCATCCGCCTCGTGGAGCTGGTGGAGGCGGACGCCCTGGCCCTCCACGTGAACCCCCTCCAGGAGGCGGCGCAGAAGGGGGACACGGACTTTAGGGGCCTCCTGGAACGCCTGGCCGCCCTCCTCCCCCTACCCTTCCCCGTTCTCCTCAAAGAGGTAGGGCACGGGCTTTCCCGGGAGGCGGCCTTGGCCCTAAGGGGCCTCCCCCTGGCGGCGGTGGACGTGGCGGGGGCCGGGGGGACGAGCTGGGCCCGGGTGGAGGAGTGGGTACGCTTCGGCGAGGTGCGCCACCCCGAGCTTTGCGAGATCGGCATCCCCACGGCCCAGGCCATCCAGGAGGTGCGGGCGGTACTGCCGGAAATCCCCCTCATCGCCTCGGGCGGGGTCTACACGGGAACGGACGCCGTGAAGGCCCTGGCCCTGGGAGCGGACCTGGTGGCGGTGGCGAGGCCCCTCTTAAGGCCAGCCCTGGAGGGCGGGGAAAGGGTAGCCGCCTGGATTGCGGATTACCTGAGCGAGATGCGCATCGCCCTCTTCGCCATCGGGGCGAGGCGGCCTGGGGAAGCCAGGGAACGTATAGAACCCCTCTGA
- a CDS encoding DUF11 domain-containing protein yields MKRGMYLLAALFMVLGLALAMTPAGTAITNQASASYIDSAGQSRTTTSNLVTTIVQQVYAFTITPNGSETNPGQIRSNLPGGQVLFQYVVTNNGNGTDTINLSTAQGTGDNFDLQNVRIYLDANCNGNVDAGEAQVTNVTLAMGAQACVIVAATIPTTAQNGQYGNLNLTGSSVGSNNTLTDTDNWARATASTAAALTAFKSASPSGNVAPGATVTYTISGANTGGSAAYGVSVTVDNQTKTGILVEDTIPSGLTVSQMPTGSAGAGTVRYVYYNGTSWVTLTSSLLPITGDGTKKIGMLIEGTGAFFPQGAQYSLSFTAQVPQNAQAGTGYANSAVVRFNDGTQNRDVTTNTTNNTVGASYDVKVGPYGYPEGSATGTYTVGAYTITRSGDAQSVAQVYSGTNVIFRHTLKNTGNTQDSFTLSLTGAPSGWACQLVADDLTTPINGPVGPAAAGGTYDFALKCAIPANYTGGPVNLTVTATSVGDSSKKDTTTDEVTSILSGYAVDLAARGYSGDGNANNDNPASQSANPGQTVYFPLEVYNAGANPDVYNLTATVPQGWSVVFYPDANCDGVPDGAPIANTNLLNPGQKQCVVAAVTVPAQTAPGNNPVSFTATSTTVSGVSDTVSSQVAVNLVAQVTLDPDRSGTVTSPGTIVYTHTLLNNSNAPAYCDISGNGGAHGWTYQYSTDGTSWYASLADVYVAPNGRTATLYVRVTVPAGEPVGRVDVNTVRANCDVTTGTPDNTYEATDTATETTTVVGGELRLTKSVDKTSAFPGDTLTYTIVAENIGTGNLTKVIVSDPIPAYTSFVSVSATATGFSGTYTILYSTDGSTWSPTAPTSAPTGGSVYVAVDTNGDNSITDQDIMPPGARITITLTVQVQ; encoded by the coding sequence ATGAAGAGAGGGATGTATCTTCTAGCCGCCCTATTCATGGTCCTGGGCCTTGCCCTGGCCATGACCCCCGCCGGCACGGCCATCACCAACCAGGCCTCGGCTAGCTACATTGACTCGGCGGGGCAATCCAGGACCACCACGTCCAACCTGGTCACCACCATCGTCCAGCAGGTCTACGCCTTTACCATCACCCCAAACGGCAGTGAGACGAACCCTGGCCAAATCCGCTCCAACCTGCCCGGGGGACAGGTGCTCTTCCAGTACGTGGTCACCAACAACGGCAACGGCACGGACACCATCAACCTAAGCACCGCCCAAGGGACAGGGGACAACTTTGACCTGCAAAACGTCCGCATCTACTTGGACGCCAACTGCAACGGCAACGTGGATGCGGGCGAGGCCCAGGTGACGAACGTCACCCTGGCCATGGGGGCTCAGGCCTGCGTCATCGTGGCGGCCACCATCCCCACCACCGCCCAGAACGGGCAGTACGGCAACCTGAACCTGACCGGCTCGTCCGTAGGTAGTAACAACACCCTCACGGACACGGACAACTGGGCCCGGGCCACCGCCAGTACCGCCGCCGCCCTCACCGCCTTCAAGAGCGCCTCGCCCTCGGGCAACGTGGCCCCCGGCGCCACCGTCACCTACACCATCTCCGGTGCCAATACCGGTGGGAGCGCCGCTTACGGCGTGAGCGTGACGGTGGACAACCAAACCAAGACGGGCATCCTGGTGGAGGACACCATCCCAAGCGGGCTCACCGTGAGCCAGATGCCCACGGGAAGCGCCGGGGCGGGCACCGTGCGCTACGTCTACTACAACGGCACAAGCTGGGTCACGCTCACTTCCTCCCTGCTCCCCATCACCGGAGACGGCACCAAGAAGATCGGCATGCTCATTGAGGGTACCGGGGCCTTCTTCCCGCAAGGGGCGCAGTACAGCCTCAGCTTCACCGCCCAGGTTCCCCAAAACGCTCAAGCCGGCACGGGCTACGCCAACAGCGCCGTTGTCCGCTTCAACGACGGGACGCAGAACCGGGACGTCACCACCAACACCACCAACAACACCGTGGGGGCGAGCTACGACGTGAAGGTGGGTCCCTATGGCTATCCGGAGGGAAGCGCCACGGGCACTTACACGGTGGGTGCCTACACCATTACCCGCTCCGGTGATGCGCAAAGCGTTGCCCAGGTCTATAGCGGCACCAACGTCATCTTCCGCCACACCCTGAAGAATACGGGGAACACCCAGGATAGCTTCACCCTTAGCCTCACGGGTGCTCCCTCTGGCTGGGCGTGCCAGCTCGTGGCCGACGACCTCACCACCCCCATCAACGGCCCTGTGGGTCCGGCTGCGGCGGGCGGCACCTACGACTTCGCCCTCAAGTGCGCCATCCCCGCTAACTACACGGGCGGGCCGGTGAACCTCACGGTCACCGCCACCAGCGTGGGCGATAGCAGCAAGAAAGACACCACCACGGACGAGGTAACCAGCATCCTCTCTGGCTACGCTGTGGACCTGGCTGCTAGGGGTTACAGCGGGGACGGCAACGCCAACAACGACAACCCCGCCTCCCAAAGCGCCAACCCCGGTCAGACCGTGTACTTCCCCTTGGAGGTCTACAACGCCGGGGCTAACCCCGACGTCTACAACCTTACGGCCACGGTGCCCCAGGGGTGGAGCGTGGTCTTCTACCCCGATGCCAACTGCGATGGCGTGCCGGACGGGGCGCCCATCGCCAACACCAACCTGTTGAACCCCGGTCAAAAGCAGTGCGTGGTGGCGGCGGTGACGGTGCCGGCTCAAACTGCGCCTGGCAACAACCCCGTATCCTTCACCGCCACGAGCACCACCGTGTCTGGAGTGTCTGACACCGTCAGCAGCCAGGTGGCGGTGAACCTGGTGGCCCAGGTTACCCTGGACCCCGACCGCTCCGGCACCGTCACGAGCCCGGGCACCATCGTCTACACCCACACCCTCCTCAACAACTCCAACGCCCCCGCCTACTGCGACATCTCCGGCAACGGCGGCGCCCACGGCTGGACCTACCAGTACTCCACGGACGGTACCAGCTGGTACGCCAGCCTGGCGGACGTGTACGTGGCCCCGAATGGCCGCACCGCTACCCTTTACGTCCGGGTCACGGTGCCGGCGGGCGAGCCCGTGGGCCGGGTGGACGTGAACACGGTCAGGGCTAACTGCGACGTGACCACCGGCACGCCCGACAACACCTACGAGGCCACGGACACCGCCACCGAGACCACCACCGTCGTGGGTGGGGAGCTCAGGCTCACCAAGTCCGTGGACAAGACGAGCGCCTTCCCGGGGGATACCCTCACCTACACCATCGTGGCCGAGAACATCGGTACCGGGAACCTCACCAAGGTAATTGTCTCCGACCCCATCCCCGCCTACACCAGCTTCGTGAGCGTGTCGGCCACCGCCACGGGCTTCAGCGGCACCTACACCATCCTCTACTCCACGGACGGCTCCACCTGGAGCCCGACGGCGCCTACCAGCGCGCCCACGGGCGGTAGCGTCTACGTGGCCGTGGACACCAACGGGGACAACTCCATCACCGACCAAGACATCATGCCCCCGGGCGCCAGGATCACCATCACCCTGACGGTCCAGGTGCAGTAG